A window from Lepus europaeus isolate LE1 chromosome 20, mLepTim1.pri, whole genome shotgun sequence encodes these proteins:
- the LRRD1 gene encoding leucine-rich repeat and death domain-containing protein 1, protein MSGKEGSSEEPEDHAGELRKGSRSLSLEEPGFSQGTVDVSQEASDALEEKPSSPVYTPAPGRDTLDSASSSGSKPKGDEETNRQVSEASPGDASPRSKPGTAQNSSSSVNETADSQVSADFLLCETVRKASPQTPEENQQGLDFESDNFTVHLEAKGLQEFPKDILKIKYVKYLYLDKNQIRTFQGTDPGDLRGLEILSLQENELSSLPSEIQLLHNLRILNVSHNQIAHIPKELSQLGNIRQLFLSNNYIETFPSDLESLGNLEILSLGRNKMRYIPDTLPSLKNLKVLSLEYNQLTIFPKSLCFLPKLISLNLTGNLIESLPKEIRGLKHLEKLFLDHNKLTFLAVEIFQLFKIKELQLADNKLELISHKIENFKELRVLILDKNLLKNIPEKISSCGMLECLSLSDNKLSDLPKTIYKLKNLRKLHVNRNNIVKIAEDISHLNKMCSLEFSGNLITDVPIEIKNCRKITKVELNYNKIIYFPVGLCALESLYYLSFSGNYISEIPVDISFSNQLLHLALNQNKLLIFSEHLCSLINLRYLDLGKNQIRKVPPSVSKMVSLHVLILYSNKFETFPVELCTLENLQVLDFSENQLQRVPSEICNLKGIQKLNFSSNQFIYFPVELCQLQSLEELNMSQINGRKLTRIPEELSNMTQLKNLDISNNAIREIPKKMGELRSLVNLYAQNNQISYLPPSFLSLNNLQQLNLSGNNLTALPGAICNLSSLKEINFDDNPLLRPPMEICKGKQLYTIARYLQRADERDEKILEKTFKIVANNITETNFVFLCQKMNLPISDTDMPTKSTVSLNERVYQALVKWKMESNNLPLTAAALKDQLVRALTMIGAYEIMDKITALNLFTRAIKF, encoded by the exons ATGTCTGGGAAGGAGGGGAGCTCGGAAGAGCCGGAGGATCACGCCGGTGAGCTCAGGAAAGGATCGCGATCGCTGTCGCTGGAGGAGCCTGGGTTTAGTCAAGGAACAGTAGATGTGTCACAGGAAGCTTCTGATGCCTTGGAAGAGAAGCCTTCTAGTCCGGTTTATACACCTGCTCCTGGGAGGGATACACTCGACTCAGCATCTTCCTCTGGAAGCAAGCCTAAGGGAGATGAAGAGACCAACCGTCAGGTTTCTGAAGCAAGTCCTGGAGATGCCAGCCCACGGTCAAAACCAGGAACTGCACAGAATTCGTCATCGTCGGTAAATGAAACTGCAGACTCTCAGGTTTCCGCTGACTTCCTGCTGTGTGAGACGGTCAGAAAAGCGAGTCCACAGACCCCtgaagaaaatcagcaaggactTGACTTCGAGTCGGATAACTTCACAGTTCACCTCGAGGCCAAAGGGCTACAAGAATTCccaaaggatattttaaaaatcaaatacgtGAAATATCTGTATTTAGATAAGAATCAAATCAGAACTTTTCAAGGGACGGACCCAGGTGACCTGCGAGGGCTTGAAATTCTATCCTTACAAGAAAATGAGTTATCATCCCTTCCATCTGAAATTCAGTTACTTCATAATTTAAGGATATTAAACGTCAGTCACAACCAAATAGCACATATACCCAAAGAATTATCACAGCTTGGGAACATCAGGCAACTCTTCCTTAGTAACAATTACATTGAGACATTTCCCTCTGACTTAGAAAGTCTGGGAAACTTGGAAATACTAAGTTTGGGTAGAAATAAGATGAGGTATATACCAGACACGCTGCCTAGTTTAAAGAACTTGAAAGTTCTCAGTCTGGAATATAATCAATTAACCATATTTCCTAAGTCTCTGTGCTTCCTTCCAAAGTTAATTTCACTAAACCTTACTGGAAACCTGATAGAGAGTTtaccaaaagaaatcagagggCTGAAACATTTAGAAAAACTTTTCCTGGATCacaataaacttacttttttggCAGTGGAAATTTTTCAGTTATTCAAAATAAAGGAACTCCAATTGGCCGACAATAAGTTGGAACTTATTTCACACAAAATTGAGAATTTCAAGGAACTTAGGGTTCTTATACTTGATAAAAATTTGTTGAAGAATATACCGGAGAAAATTTCCTCCTGTGGAATGTTGGAATGCCTGAGTCTAAGTGATAACAAATTAAGTGACCTGCCTAAGACTATCTATAAGctcaaaaatttaagaaaactccatgtaaacagaaataatatTGTGAAAATAGCTGAAGATATCTCACATCTTAATAAGATGTGCAGTCTGGAATTTTCAGGAAATTTAATCACAGATGTTCCCATTGAAATAAAAAACTGCAGGAAAATAACTAAAGTTGAATTGAATTATAATAAAATCATCTATTTTCCAGTAGGACTGTGTGCTTTAGAGTCTCTTTATTATTTGAGTTTTAGTGGAAATTATATTTCAGAAATACCTGTGGATATATCTTTCAGTAATCAACTGCTTCACTTAGCACTTAATCAAAACAAACTCCTCATATTTTCTGAGCATTTATGTTCTCTTATTAATCTTAGATACCTTGATCTTGGTAAAAACCAAATAAGGAAAGTTCCACCATCTGTCTCCAAAATGGTATCACTCCATGTACTTATTTTATATTCAAACAAATTTGAAACTTTCCCAGTAGAAttgtgtactttggaaaatttgcAAGTACTtgatttttcagaaaaccagttACAAAGGGTCCCTTCTGAGATCTGTAATTTAAAAGGAATCCAGAAACTGAACTTCTCAAGCAatcaatttatatattttcctgttgaactGTGCCAACTTCAATCCCTGGAAGAGCTGAACATGAGTCAGATAAACGGAAGGAAG TTAACAAGAATCCCAGAAGAGCTCTCTAATATGACTCAACTTAAAAATCTTGATATCTCAAATAACGCAATCAGAGAGATTCCAAAAAAGATGGGGGAACTGAGAAGTTTGGTTAATTTATAtgcacaaaacaatcaaataagtTATCTTCCACCATCATTTCTATCTTTAAATAATCTCCAACAACTAAACCTGAGTG GAAATAATCTGACAGCTCTGCCTGGCGCTATATGCAATCTTTCTTCACTGAAGGAGATAAACTTTGATGATAACCCTTTGCTGAGACCTCCAATGGAAATCTGTAAAGGAAAACAGCTATATACTATCGCACGCTATCTACAGAGGGCAGATGAAAGAGATG AGAAAATCTTAGAGAAGACATTCAAGATAGTTGCCAACAATATCACTGAgacaaattttgtatttttgtgtcaAAAAATGAATCTGCCAATCTCAGACACTGATATGCCTACAAAGAG caCTGTTTCATTAAATGAGAGAGTCTATCAAGCACTTgttaaatggaaaatggaaagtaACAACTTACCACTAACTGCTGCTGCTTTAAAAGACCAACTAGTTCGGGCATTAACTATGATAGGAGCATATGAAATTATGGACAAAATAACAGCTTTAAATCTTTTTACACGTGCAATTAAATTCTAG